A single Crateriforma conspicua DNA region contains:
- the recG gene encoding ATP-dependent DNA helicase RecG: protein MSDASSLTPTTKIQFLAGVGPQRAERLAKLGIYTLRDLLFFFPRDYEHPAAEVAIDRLKDGQAASVTGVITDAELSARSPGKSIFGAVVTNETGSVRIVFFNQPFRADTLTFERRVMISGVPTQKGLRMEFVHPKVKILREDEAAGAGEILPVYPLTDGFKQYDMRRYTREVLEQLARETTEVMPEDLRRAVVRRLRDASIDPGGIDHDGPLPPIDRALWQIHFPTDDRSLIAARTRFVSQELLVMQLALAMRRRSLTTDLNAPVIDASPETHAAILDRFGFTLTDDQRQVVQEIRHDLRRQFPMNRLLQGDVGSGKTAVAFYAMMLAHASSHQSVLMAPTEVLARQHYENLRHIHADNSDHIGLLSGSLGTAQRRDVLQRVADGRVTMLVGTQALLYDVKFQSLGVCVIDEQHKFGVRQRTALRGDDMDPHCLVMSATPIPRSIGMTLFGDVDMSTIRQKPPGRTEVHTYLAQDEWTQRWWQFVRQRLDEGRQVYVVAPRVGPATASAPSDPSNNDANADGCEDVASVESIYAQLRDDVLADFRVGLLHGRMKPDEKNATMEAFADGAIQVLVSTTVIEVGVDVPNATVMTILGANRFGLAQLHQLRGRINRGVHPGHVAVFTDGDVPPDEVERLKIFESTDDGFELAEADFRMRGPGDMLGKQQSGLPPLRVADLARDREILAVVRELAQDMIDGDPEMNDEALSDLRRQVLRRYGDRMELADGA from the coding sequence ATGAGCGACGCTTCTTCCCTGACGCCGACGACCAAGATTCAGTTTCTGGCCGGCGTCGGGCCTCAACGTGCCGAGCGTCTGGCGAAGCTGGGCATCTACACGCTGCGTGATTTGCTGTTCTTCTTCCCGCGCGACTACGAACACCCTGCTGCCGAAGTCGCAATTGATCGCCTGAAAGACGGCCAGGCCGCATCGGTCACCGGCGTGATCACCGACGCGGAACTATCCGCACGCAGTCCGGGTAAATCGATTTTCGGCGCGGTCGTGACCAACGAAACCGGCTCGGTTCGGATCGTATTTTTCAACCAGCCGTTTCGCGCCGACACGTTGACTTTCGAGCGGCGAGTGATGATCAGCGGCGTGCCGACACAGAAAGGTCTGCGGATGGAATTCGTCCATCCGAAAGTCAAAATCTTGCGTGAGGACGAAGCCGCCGGGGCCGGCGAAATCTTGCCCGTCTATCCGTTGACCGACGGGTTCAAGCAATATGACATGCGTCGATACACACGCGAAGTCTTGGAACAATTGGCACGCGAAACCACGGAAGTCATGCCGGAGGATTTGCGTCGCGCCGTGGTGCGTCGATTGCGCGACGCGAGCATTGATCCGGGCGGGATCGACCATGACGGCCCCCTGCCGCCGATCGACCGGGCGTTGTGGCAAATCCACTTTCCCACGGATGATCGGTCGCTGATCGCCGCGCGAACGCGATTCGTTTCCCAGGAATTGCTGGTCATGCAATTGGCCCTAGCCATGCGTCGACGCAGTCTGACCACGGATCTGAACGCACCGGTCATCGATGCCAGCCCGGAAACACATGCGGCTATTTTGGATCGGTTCGGATTCACCCTGACCGACGACCAACGCCAGGTCGTTCAAGAAATCCGTCACGATTTACGGCGTCAGTTCCCAATGAACCGTCTGCTGCAGGGCGACGTCGGCAGCGGCAAAACCGCCGTTGCGTTTTACGCCATGATGCTGGCTCACGCATCGTCGCACCAAAGCGTCCTGATGGCACCGACGGAAGTCTTGGCACGCCAGCACTATGAAAATCTGCGGCACATCCATGCGGACAACAGCGACCACATCGGTCTGTTGTCGGGATCACTGGGCACCGCGCAGCGACGCGACGTTTTACAACGAGTCGCCGACGGGCGCGTCACGATGTTGGTCGGCACGCAAGCGTTGTTGTACGACGTTAAATTTCAATCGCTTGGGGTTTGCGTCATCGATGAACAACACAAGTTCGGCGTCCGGCAACGAACCGCGCTGCGGGGCGACGACATGGACCCTCATTGCCTGGTGATGTCGGCCACACCGATCCCTCGATCGATCGGCATGACATTGTTCGGCGATGTGGACATGAGCACGATTCGTCAAAAGCCGCCGGGTCGTACGGAAGTCCACACCTATTTAGCACAAGACGAATGGACCCAGCGTTGGTGGCAATTCGTTCGTCAACGCTTGGACGAAGGACGCCAAGTCTACGTGGTCGCACCACGTGTTGGTCCCGCAACGGCGTCCGCCCCCAGTGACCCGTCCAACAACGATGCCAACGCGGATGGCTGCGAAGACGTTGCATCGGTGGAAAGCATCTATGCCCAGTTGCGTGACGACGTGTTGGCGGATTTTCGCGTCGGGCTGTTGCATGGACGAATGAAACCGGACGAGAAGAACGCAACGATGGAAGCGTTCGCCGACGGGGCGATTCAGGTTTTGGTCAGCACCACGGTCATCGAAGTCGGTGTCGATGTGCCCAATGCCACCGTGATGACCATTTTGGGTGCCAACCGATTCGGCCTGGCACAACTGCATCAACTGCGCGGCCGCATCAACCGTGGCGTTCACCCGGGACATGTGGCCGTTTTCACCGATGGGGACGTCCCACCAGACGAAGTCGAACGGTTGAAAATTTTCGAATCCACCGACGACGGATTTGAACTGGCCGAAGCGGATTTCCGAATGCGTGGCCCCGGCGATATGTTGGGAAAACAGCAAAGCGGTTTGCCACCGCTGCGTGTTGCCGATCTAGCCCGTGACCGCGAAATCCTGGCGGTGGTTCGGGAACTGGCACAGGACATGATCGACGGGGACCCGGAAATGAACGACGAAGCATTGTCGGATCTGCGACGACAGGTGCTGCGGCGCTATGGGGACCGAATGGAATTGGCCGACGGAGCCTGA
- a CDS encoding EF-hand domain-containing protein has product MSDPNADHPTDDVQQDPAAAPAGDVEFTDVQAGEPVTTTEAATPEPAAEKPKSNVRQYVLLGVLALLLAALGYDYKVARPQVDEAFAKVESKAIEFGRKPDQFLSNDIVQSTLGFAPMDTFMEGSRKVEVYGFQSGLPLRKHKMYVTYKPFEGRDMYLSHQKYVYEEQDIQGNMVAGDDGTLTVIDEYSGEVISSTPGGAVPGAPEEMDGGSGGGGQPPAAGGDDSDYQDMEPAANGGDQPADDSTADEEPAVAEARPAPAASGDEEEEGAIIPGSAEWVRFEALIAKYDSDGDGLLAGDELTEDMKSQLDKVDIDNNDALDIEEIIIFARAKAAAKAAAEEGN; this is encoded by the coding sequence ATGTCTGACCCCAACGCTGATCACCCCACCGACGACGTCCAACAAGATCCCGCCGCCGCCCCCGCCGGTGATGTCGAATTCACCGATGTGCAGGCCGGCGAACCCGTTACCACCACCGAAGCGGCGACGCCGGAACCGGCCGCCGAAAAGCCGAAATCCAACGTTCGCCAGTACGTTCTTCTGGGCGTGTTGGCCCTGTTGTTGGCCGCACTGGGGTACGACTACAAAGTCGCTCGCCCCCAAGTGGACGAGGCCTTTGCGAAGGTGGAATCCAAGGCAATCGAATTCGGTCGCAAACCGGATCAATTCCTTAGCAACGACATTGTCCAGAGCACGTTGGGATTCGCTCCCATGGACACGTTCATGGAAGGCAGCCGCAAAGTCGAAGTCTACGGCTTTCAGTCCGGACTGCCGCTTCGCAAACACAAGATGTACGTGACCTACAAACCGTTTGAAGGTCGCGACATGTACCTGAGTCACCAAAAGTACGTTTACGAAGAACAAGACATCCAAGGCAACATGGTCGCCGGCGATGACGGAACGTTGACGGTCATTGACGAGTATTCCGGCGAAGTCATTTCCAGTACTCCCGGCGGCGCCGTCCCCGGTGCCCCGGAAGAGATGGACGGCGGCAGTGGTGGTGGCGGACAGCCGCCCGCAGCCGGTGGTGATGATAGCGATTACCAAGACATGGAGCCGGCCGCCAACGGAGGCGATCAACCCGCCGACGATTCCACCGCCGATGAAGAACCGGCCGTCGCCGAAGCCCGCCCGGCACCCGCCGCATCAGGCGATGAAGAGGAAGAAGGGGCCATCATTCCCGGATCCGCAGAATGGGTCCGCTTCGAAGCATTAATTGCCAAATACGACTCCGACGGCGACGGCCTGCTTGCCGGCGACGAGCTGACCGAAGACATGAAGTCACAGCTGGACAAGGTCGACATCGATAACAACGACGCGTTGGACATCGAAGAAATCATCATCTTCGCTCGTGCGAAAGCCGCAGCCAAAGCGGCGGCCGAAGAAGGCAACTGA
- a CDS encoding toprim domain-containing protein encodes MTFPTQHTRLHPCVAGPTAGHPDGPATELLIVEGQSASKSVLALRDATFQAVLPMQGKPLNAAKASAKAVRSNPLYGCLAEAIGAGWGNDFQVERVRFQRIVLLFDPDADGIHCGVLVTLFFDRWMPGLVESGRVVVARVPLFEITAEDATEVRYALDEMDLADQLESLRLSGHHLRHRRFRGLAGLPTDVLRRAGVVPETRICQRIGPRDVVAMKSIFLAGQSR; translated from the coding sequence ATGACGTTTCCCACCCAGCACACACGTCTGCACCCGTGCGTGGCCGGACCGACGGCGGGTCATCCGGACGGGCCGGCGACCGAGTTGCTAATCGTGGAAGGTCAGAGCGCGTCCAAGTCGGTTCTGGCTCTTCGTGATGCCACCTTCCAAGCGGTGTTGCCGATGCAGGGCAAGCCGCTGAACGCCGCCAAAGCATCGGCCAAGGCGGTGCGTTCCAACCCGCTGTATGGCTGTTTGGCCGAGGCGATCGGTGCCGGCTGGGGAAACGATTTTCAAGTCGAACGGGTCCGTTTCCAGCGGATCGTGTTGCTGTTCGATCCCGACGCCGACGGCATTCACTGTGGCGTCCTGGTGACGCTGTTCTTTGACCGCTGGATGCCCGGCTTGGTCGAATCCGGTCGGGTCGTTGTGGCTCGCGTTCCGCTGTTTGAAATCACTGCCGAGGACGCGACCGAGGTCCGCTATGCTTTGGATGAAATGGATTTGGCCGATCAACTGGAAAGCCTGCGACTATCGGGGCACCATCTACGCCACCGACGCTTTCGTGGCTTGGCCGGGTTGCCCACCGATGTTCTGCGACGCGCCGGTGTGGTCCCGGAAACTCGGATTTGCCAACGGATCGGCCCGCGCGATGTCGTCGCAATGAAGTCAATCTTTCTGGCCGGGCAATCCCGCTGA
- a CDS encoding nucleoside monophosphate kinase, which yields MSSNLDELPQTQQNDNEDLEVKDAQVIFTNVWTELEEELGHENLRFGKELILLGGAPGAGKGTNTEFIAKARGLTCPPIVVSDLLDSPEARAIKESGGMVGDTDVINLLFRKMLHEEFRDGCIIDGFPRTRVQVECLKLLVQKMNLLYREYHQTPLAINFRKPTIHAVVLFVDERTSIDRQLERGRKIAAENEKILSEGGTEDMLLEQRPTDIDPAAAKHRYRVFKEQTWDALQSLKEIYHYHFIDAQGDIAEVERNILKELKYQSSLELDPETYDAVRHLPLAQDLSIHARQELVRRMDGYQLEHAGMFHSVIRLINDRFMPIIMRHAIPGMAQINSEDPIFEDPLALAMVIDIFAERGYRAVANVNRTEVPRTVNLQTGEIVCETKRIYRFTVQFQASEIRRGTS from the coding sequence ATGTCGTCCAACTTAGACGAATTGCCGCAGACCCAGCAAAACGACAACGAAGACTTGGAAGTCAAAGACGCCCAGGTCATCTTCACCAACGTGTGGACGGAGCTGGAAGAAGAACTGGGCCACGAAAACTTGCGTTTCGGCAAGGAGCTGATCCTGCTGGGCGGGGCACCTGGTGCGGGGAAAGGAACCAACACCGAGTTCATTGCCAAAGCCCGTGGATTGACCTGTCCGCCGATCGTGGTCAGCGATTTGCTGGACAGTCCTGAGGCCAGAGCGATCAAGGAATCCGGCGGCATGGTCGGTGATACCGACGTGATCAACTTGCTGTTTCGCAAGATGCTGCACGAGGAATTCCGCGACGGGTGCATCATCGACGGCTTCCCGCGGACGCGTGTCCAAGTCGAGTGTTTGAAGCTGTTGGTCCAGAAGATGAACTTGCTGTATCGCGAGTACCATCAAACGCCGCTGGCCATCAACTTTCGTAAGCCGACCATTCACGCGGTCGTGCTGTTCGTCGACGAACGAACCAGTATTGATCGCCAATTGGAACGTGGTCGCAAGATCGCCGCGGAGAATGAAAAGATCCTGTCCGAGGGTGGCACCGAAGACATGCTGTTGGAACAGCGTCCGACGGACATCGATCCCGCGGCCGCCAAGCACCGTTACCGTGTGTTCAAGGAACAGACGTGGGACGCGCTGCAGTCGCTGAAGGAAATCTATCATTATCACTTCATCGATGCCCAAGGTGACATTGCCGAAGTCGAACGCAACATCCTGAAGGAACTGAAGTACCAGTCGTCACTGGAACTGGATCCGGAAACCTATGATGCGGTCCGTCACCTGCCGTTGGCACAAGACCTGTCGATCCATGCACGCCAAGAATTGGTTCGCCGGATGGATGGGTATCAACTGGAACACGCGGGCATGTTCCATTCGGTGATTCGCTTGATCAACGATCGGTTCATGCCAATCATCATGCGTCACGCGATTCCCGGCATGGCCCAGATCAATTCGGAAGACCCCATTTTCGAAGACCCGTTGGCACTGGCCATGGTGATCGACATCTTTGCCGAACGTGGTTACCGCGCGGTCGCCAACGTGAATCGCACCGAAGTCCCCAGGACGGTGAACTTGCAAACCGGTGAGATTGTTTGTGAGACGAAACGGATTTACCGATTTACGGTTCAGTTCCAGGCCAGCGAAATTCGTCGCGGCACGAGCTGA
- a CDS encoding mechanosensitive ion channel domain-containing protein, with the protein MPKFRPNPRSFALRRQVVLALAASLMAVLCASVPAWVTAQNFVIPTGPQPQHTAPASSGSLAQGTVRQASSGVVRQPGAGVPTSPTASAPQIRLAAARMQATETATSDPAEDAAPLLDAEDLTNEEAITTAIANVKKSEIDDDLRERILKILATAQSAYKDRRSDSEKQSSYEKTLSTIGFDTADARRQVEAKEPSPVERPDSRFLSLEQLRQELANQDAVVEAARQKLQAINQEISQRQPRRAALPQLIAEAKQQLADLQSKGDAKPVDDENGDVAEALQAQREAQIAATEQRIKTLENELKAIEAEADLLPLNRTLAERELARATQLQQYWAEAVRQSKEARTRSDLRQYRDSLSETEAEESAILKSEDSWIEILSETERVRRRLTEEEAKAEEITRLLNEKIETIERDLESEGRIRPSLGVELQLLQGRLPDPGSLASEIRRVRTRIDQLRAEKAELQIQTQWNSSASSSLWSGSIPKSQISETEQRLLDRFIADIDTDIDLHLRTQRQLETQQSNLDELRHLINRHVLWIRNRSPLSMRDFPTAWNSLIRIMHPFTLGQVLTAFWVGLKGQPHLPALLILALLSMIFAGTRLRRRMTALAKKARAWNTTSLVPTLSAILITVALALPVFILLYFIGEAIEKSESSDRLIQAYAQGFKVAAYFILPLELMRQVLRPQGLAIAHFNSDEPSVEQLRKGLRILIDVGLPILLLWTVCQQIGNPQVEGSLGRGLFVAGMFLASVFFWDCFHPKHGIFTTRMQHYPDSWLSRLRMFWFPLIVATPFILCTISLLGYQYAALSLAECGYGTIWLIVIAFVVSGFLWRWLLLQRRRVAYALYKEKRDETDRVNVEGFDIEQEDNLPAAEISAQTTRMMQAIIWLSVIVGLVLVWAPVLPAVEFLNRFELWSVSVSNPDGTVEVRWITLANVVLAIPVVVLTWVIVRNLPGLVEGLLLERLPIDKAARYAITSVGTYALAAFGIFMSCQTLGLRWDSIQWLVAALGVGLGFGLQEIFANFISGIILLFEQPIRVGDIVTLGDTTGVVSRIRIRATTITNWDRQELVVPNKDLVTGRLINWTLTDSTNRVVMNIGIAYGSDTRRACELLKEICDQHENISEDPGPIVTFEGFGDSTLNLVLRCYLSTLDVRLTTIHELHTAINDRFNAEGIEIAFPQRDLHIRSFPPGMTVPTTPPTVMPPTAGGSETAAS; encoded by the coding sequence ATGCCCAAATTCCGACCGAATCCGCGATCGTTCGCCCTTCGTCGGCAGGTCGTCTTGGCCTTGGCCGCATCGTTGATGGCGGTTCTGTGTGCGTCGGTCCCGGCATGGGTGACCGCACAGAATTTTGTGATCCCCACCGGCCCACAGCCCCAACACACCGCGCCCGCCTCGTCCGGGTCACTGGCACAGGGCACCGTACGGCAAGCGTCATCCGGAGTGGTGCGTCAGCCCGGGGCGGGTGTCCCGACATCGCCCACCGCGTCAGCCCCCCAGATCCGACTGGCCGCCGCCCGAATGCAGGCGACCGAGACGGCGACATCCGATCCGGCAGAAGATGCGGCACCGCTGCTGGACGCCGAAGACTTGACCAACGAAGAGGCGATCACAACTGCGATTGCCAACGTTAAAAAATCCGAAATCGATGACGATCTGCGTGAACGGATACTGAAGATCCTGGCAACGGCCCAATCGGCATACAAAGACCGTCGATCCGATAGCGAAAAGCAATCCTCCTATGAGAAAACGCTATCGACCATCGGCTTTGACACCGCCGATGCGAGACGCCAGGTCGAAGCCAAGGAACCATCGCCGGTCGAGCGTCCCGACAGCCGCTTTTTGAGCCTGGAACAACTGCGGCAAGAGCTGGCCAACCAGGACGCCGTTGTGGAGGCGGCCCGACAAAAGTTGCAGGCAATCAATCAAGAGATCAGCCAACGTCAACCACGCCGCGCCGCCCTGCCGCAACTGATCGCCGAAGCGAAACAACAACTGGCGGACTTGCAATCCAAAGGCGATGCCAAGCCGGTGGACGACGAAAACGGCGACGTGGCCGAAGCCTTGCAAGCCCAACGGGAAGCCCAAATCGCGGCGACCGAACAGCGGATCAAAACGCTGGAAAACGAACTGAAGGCGATCGAGGCCGAAGCGGATTTGTTGCCGCTGAATCGGACGTTGGCCGAGCGTGAACTGGCACGTGCGACCCAATTGCAACAGTACTGGGCCGAAGCGGTCCGGCAAAGCAAGGAAGCACGCACCCGGTCCGATCTTAGACAATACCGCGATTCGCTGAGTGAAACAGAGGCGGAAGAATCGGCAATCTTGAAGTCCGAAGATTCATGGATCGAGATCTTGTCGGAGACCGAACGAGTCCGCCGACGATTGACCGAAGAGGAAGCGAAGGCCGAAGAGATCACTCGGCTGTTGAACGAAAAGATCGAAACGATCGAACGGGATTTGGAATCCGAAGGCCGCATTCGCCCCAGCTTGGGTGTCGAATTGCAACTGTTGCAGGGCAGATTGCCTGATCCTGGATCGCTGGCATCGGAAATACGCCGTGTTCGCACGCGGATCGATCAACTGCGTGCCGAGAAAGCGGAGCTGCAGATCCAAACCCAGTGGAACAGTTCCGCCAGTTCCAGCCTTTGGTCGGGATCCATTCCGAAGAGCCAGATCAGCGAAACCGAACAACGTCTGCTTGATCGCTTTATCGCGGACATCGACACCGACATCGACCTACATCTTCGCACACAGCGTCAACTGGAAACGCAGCAAAGCAACCTGGATGAACTGCGTCACTTGATCAATCGACATGTGCTGTGGATCCGCAACCGCAGCCCGCTGTCGATGCGAGACTTTCCGACCGCATGGAACAGTCTGATTCGGATCATGCATCCGTTCACGTTGGGTCAAGTCTTGACGGCATTCTGGGTTGGCTTGAAAGGGCAACCGCATCTGCCCGCCCTACTGATTTTGGCGTTGCTTTCGATGATCTTTGCCGGCACGCGATTGCGGCGGCGGATGACGGCACTGGCAAAGAAAGCAAGGGCTTGGAACACGACGTCGCTGGTTCCCACGTTGTCGGCGATTTTGATCACCGTCGCGTTAGCCTTACCCGTCTTTATCTTGCTGTATTTCATCGGCGAGGCGATCGAGAAATCTGAATCGTCTGATCGTTTGATCCAAGCGTATGCGCAAGGTTTCAAGGTCGCGGCGTACTTCATCCTGCCCTTGGAACTGATGCGTCAGGTATTGCGTCCGCAAGGCTTGGCGATCGCCCACTTCAACAGCGACGAACCGTCCGTTGAACAACTGCGCAAGGGATTAAGGATTCTGATCGACGTCGGATTACCGATTTTGTTGCTGTGGACCGTGTGCCAGCAAATCGGAAACCCTCAAGTCGAAGGATCTTTGGGGCGTGGCCTGTTCGTCGCCGGCATGTTTTTGGCGTCGGTGTTCTTCTGGGATTGTTTTCATCCCAAGCACGGCATCTTCACAACGCGGATGCAGCATTATCCCGACAGCTGGCTCAGTCGCTTGCGGATGTTCTGGTTTCCATTGATCGTGGCCACACCGTTTATTCTGTGCACGATTTCATTGCTGGGGTATCAATACGCGGCGTTGTCGCTGGCCGAATGCGGATACGGGACGATTTGGTTGATCGTCATCGCATTTGTCGTCAGCGGTTTCCTGTGGCGTTGGTTGCTTCTGCAGCGTCGGCGGGTCGCGTACGCGTTGTACAAGGAAAAACGCGATGAGACGGACCGTGTCAATGTCGAAGGCTTTGACATTGAACAGGAAGACAATTTGCCGGCCGCAGAAATCAGCGCTCAGACAACGCGGATGATGCAAGCGATCATCTGGTTGTCCGTGATCGTCGGCTTGGTCCTGGTTTGGGCACCGGTGTTGCCCGCGGTCGAGTTTCTGAATCGCTTTGAATTGTGGAGCGTCTCGGTCAGCAACCCCGACGGCACGGTGGAAGTCCGCTGGATCACCCTGGCCAATGTGGTGTTGGCCATTCCCGTGGTCGTGCTGACGTGGGTGATCGTTCGCAACCTGCCCGGCCTGGTCGAAGGATTGTTGCTGGAGCGTTTGCCGATCGACAAAGCGGCGCGTTACGCGATCACATCGGTCGGCACTTATGCGTTGGCCGCCTTTGGGATTTTCATGTCTTGCCAAACGCTGGGTTTGCGATGGGACAGCATCCAGTGGCTGGTCGCCGCGTTGGGTGTAGGCTTGGGATTCGGGCTGCAAGAGATCTTTGCGAACTTTATCAGCGGGATCATCTTGTTGTTCGAACAACCCATCCGCGTCGGCGACATCGTGACGCTGGGCGACACCACAGGCGTGGTGTCACGGATACGGATTCGGGCCACAACGATCACCAATTGGGATCGTCAGGAATTGGTCGTTCCGAACAAGGACTTGGTCACCGGACGCCTGATCAACTGGACGTTGACCGACAGCACCAACCGTGTCGTGATGAACATCGGCATTGCGTATGGCAGCGACACGCGGCGGGCGTGCGAATTGCTGAAAGAGATTTGCGACCAACACGAAAACATCAGCGAAGATCCAGGACCGATCGTTACCTTCGAAGGCTTCGGCGATTCGACGCTGAACCTGGTGTTGCGATGCTATCTGTCGACGCTGGATGTGCGTTTGACGACGATCCATGAGCTGCACACCGCCATCAACGATCGCTTCAACGCCGAAGGCATCGAGATTGCTTTCCCGCAGCGGGATTTGCACATCCGATCGTTTCCCCCTGGGATGACAGTGCCCACGACACCGCCGACGGTGATGCCGCCGACTGCGGGCGGGTCGGAAACAGCGGCCAGCTGA
- a CDS encoding tyrosine-type recombinase/integrase: protein MPRQSRPFLRKQTKSWYCSIGGRQISLGKNREAAFEKFHSLMADRDQLAGEMTTLDELTQCYLDWCQANRKPGTYKLHRHYLKTFIGHVGRRLRPGQLRVHHVTRWLETLTTINSTSQNDAIQKVQRMLNWSVEQGYLNRNPIAGMAKPRRKRRDVFYTPEQWEQIREHARPPFDDFLDFLYCTGCRPKEARTIEARFILNDMVIFPTDESKGEIEPRVIYLVPKAKTILDRLAAKHPSGPVFINSRGNPWTKDSIKCRLDRISGKVGFRCIAYGARHSWATNALTSGGVDPISAAHLMGHRDPTMVARVYSHIAKNPDFLRKQALNAVSPTA from the coding sequence ATGCCACGTCAGTCCAGGCCCTTCCTTCGCAAACAAACCAAGAGCTGGTATTGCTCGATTGGTGGTCGGCAAATCTCTCTGGGCAAGAACCGCGAAGCCGCGTTCGAGAAGTTTCACAGCCTGATGGCAGACCGCGATCAACTCGCAGGCGAGATGACAACGCTCGACGAGTTGACCCAGTGCTACCTCGACTGGTGCCAAGCCAATCGCAAACCGGGCACGTACAAGCTGCACCGTCACTACCTGAAAACGTTTATTGGCCACGTCGGTCGCAGGCTAAGACCAGGACAATTGAGAGTCCACCACGTCACGAGATGGCTGGAGACACTGACGACGATCAACTCGACCAGCCAAAACGATGCGATACAGAAAGTACAACGGATGCTGAATTGGTCCGTCGAGCAAGGCTATCTGAATCGAAACCCGATCGCGGGTATGGCGAAGCCACGACGGAAACGGCGAGACGTGTTCTACACGCCAGAGCAATGGGAACAAATTCGCGAACACGCCCGCCCGCCATTCGACGACTTCCTCGACTTCCTATATTGCACGGGCTGCCGCCCGAAAGAAGCTCGCACGATCGAAGCCAGATTCATCCTGAACGACATGGTGATCTTTCCCACCGATGAATCCAAAGGCGAAATTGAACCGCGGGTGATCTATCTGGTGCCGAAAGCAAAAACGATCTTGGATCGACTGGCGGCGAAGCATCCGTCCGGACCAGTGTTCATCAACAGTCGCGGAAATCCATGGACAAAGGACTCGATCAAGTGCAGGCTCGATCGCATCTCGGGCAAGGTCGGTTTCCGATGTATCGCCTACGGTGCTCGGCATAGCTGGGCGACCAATGCGTTGACCTCCGGCGGTGTCGATCCGATTTCGGCCGCCCATCTGATGGGACACCGAGATCCGACGATGGTGGCACGCGTCTATAGCCACATCGCCAAGAACCCCGACTTCCTTCGGAAGCAAGCATTGAATGCCGTAAGTCCAACCGCCTAG
- a CDS encoding DUF4145 domain-containing protein — MAKEISDSLSIETRRVANWYGDGSSDRKFEVLDCSLLTEWHASVLSLIDRILGESHPTRESFRSAYSPNTQSHQDFRRLESLFRSAKNDFEGGYLFDVANLVHADVFADELEQAKHFLDNNFKVAAAVIAGTVLETTLRRMCDTHPELSPSDNINGMNTDLYTGGVYGKAVNKQVGSWGDIRNDAAHGRPDEFDHQQVNQMITGIRDFVAKHMS, encoded by the coding sequence ATGGCGAAAGAGATTTCGGACAGTCTTTCGATCGAGACACGACGTGTCGCGAATTGGTATGGCGATGGAAGCAGCGATCGGAAATTCGAGGTGCTGGACTGCAGTCTGCTCACCGAATGGCATGCATCGGTCCTGTCCCTAATTGACCGGATCCTCGGCGAAAGCCATCCGACGCGTGAGAGTTTCCGGTCCGCATACTCTCCGAATACTCAATCGCACCAAGATTTCCGTCGGCTCGAATCGCTGTTTCGGTCGGCAAAGAATGATTTTGAAGGCGGCTACCTGTTCGACGTGGCCAATCTCGTCCATGCCGACGTCTTCGCTGACGAACTCGAACAAGCAAAACACTTCCTGGACAACAACTTCAAGGTTGCCGCTGCCGTCATCGCGGGCACCGTGCTGGAAACCACGCTTCGCAGGATGTGCGACACGCATCCGGAGTTGTCGCCATCCGACAACATCAACGGTATGAACACCGATCTCTACACGGGCGGCGTGTACGGAAAAGCCGTCAATAAACAGGTTGGATCATGGGGCGACATCCGAAATGACGCTGCCCACGGTCGACCGGACGAATTCGACCACCAGCAGGTCAACCAAATGATCACGGGGATCCGTGATTTTGTGGCCAAACACATGAGCTAA